The Tripterygium wilfordii isolate XIE 37 chromosome 17, ASM1340144v1, whole genome shotgun sequence genome has a window encoding:
- the LOC119982648 gene encoding pectinesterase inhibitor-like — protein MKMKAIFFLLSLALCLTLLPQPTIAKNHINHLIAKICRQSGNCTFSLKSNPVEGQRADLVSVTLIAIRLASDNAVETSSHIKSLLNNTADMDPSIEQGLFDCSDQYLDAIEQLNNSMAALVENDYKDLYVWISTAMSDAESCEDGFKDVKDHPSVLTDRNNQFSQLCKDALTVSKHLLTN, from the coding sequence atgaaaatgaaggcCATCTTCTTCCTCCTGTCTCTAGCCCTGTGCCTCACCCTATTGCCCCAACCAACAATCGCCAAAAACCACATCAACCACCTAATAGCCAAAATCTGCAGACAATCTGGTAACTGCACATTCAGCCTTAAATCGAACCCTGTTGAAGGCCAACGAGCAGACCTGGTCAGCGTCACATTGATCGCTATTAGGCTTGCGTCGGACAATGCTGTGGAAACATCTTCTCACATCAAGAGCTTGCTTAATAACACAGCTGATATGGACCCTTCCATTGAGCAGGGGCTTTTTGATTGCTCTGATCAATACTTGGATGCGATCGAGCAGCTGAATAACTCGATGGCGGCCTTGGTAGAGAATGATTACAAGGATTTGTACGTGTGGATTAGTACAGCAATGAGTGATGCAGAGTCATGTGAGGATGGATTCAAGGATGTTAAGGATCATCCCTCTGTGCTAACTGATAGGAATAACCAGTTTAGCCAATTGTGCAAAGATGCCTTGACTGTATCCAAACATTTGTTGACAAACTGA
- the LOC119982839 gene encoding 60S ribosomal protein L18-2: MGIDLVAGGKSKKTKRTAPKSDDIYLKLIVKLYRFLVRRTGSKFNAVILKRLFMSKVNKPPLSLSRLVRFMEGKGDKIAVVVGTVTDDVRVYEVPTLKVTALRFTETARARIEKAGGECLTFDQLALRAPLGQNTVLLRGPKNAREAVKHFGPAPGVPHSHTKPYVRAKGRKFEKARGRRNSRGFRN; this comes from the exons ATG GGTATCGATCTGGTTGCCGGAGGTAAGAGCAAGAAGACCAAACGCACAGCTCCAAAATCAGATGATATTTACCTAAAGCTGATCGTCAAG TTGTACCGGTTTCTCGTGCGGAGGACTGGTAGCAAGTTCAATGCGGTGATACTGAAGCGGCTCTTCATGAGCAAGGTCAACAAACCACCGCTGTCACTCTCCCGGTTGGTTCGTTTCATGGAGGGAAAG GGTGATAAGATTGCAGTGGTTGTTGGGACAGTAACTGATGATGTAAGAGTCTATGAAGTTCCTACCTTAAAGGTGACAGCACTGAGGTTTACGGAGACTGCGCGGGCAAGGATTGAAAAGGCTGGTGGAGAATGCCTAACCTTTGATCAACTGGCTCTGCGAGCCCCTCTTGGTCAGAACACG GTTCTTCTTAGAGGCCCAAAGAATGCTCGTGAAGCTGTGAAGCACTTTGGACCTGCTCCTGGTGTGCCCCACAGCCACACTAAACCTTATGTGCGAGCAAAAGGAAGGAAGTTTGAGAAGGCTAGAGGAAGAAGGAACAGCAGGGGCTTCAGAAATTAA
- the LOC119982840 gene encoding uncharacterized protein At5g01610-like, whose amino-acid sequence MASFFAFLLLLIASTAPSVRGGENLTAYEVLQQYDFPIGLLPSGVTGYELDSSTGKFSAYLNGTCKFAIESYELEYKSTITGIITKDKISSLKGIEVKVLVLWLNIVEVIRDGDELQFSVGIASANFPVSNFAECPSCGCGFDCVNETEKMIKLNRLVSSA is encoded by the coding sequence ATGGCGTCTTTCTTTgcattcctcctcctcctcattgCCTCCACGGCTCCTTCGGTCCGCGGTGGTGAAAATCTCACAGCATACGAAGTTCTCCAACAATACGACTTCCCGATCGGTCTCCTGCCAAGCGGAGTGACTGGTTACGAACTAGACTCCTCTACGGGTAAATTCTCGGCTTACTTGAATGGTACTTGTAAGTTCGCAATCGAATCGTATGAGCTCGAGTACAAGTCCACCATTACTGGTATCATAACGAAGGACAAGATCTCTAGTCTAAAAGGCATCGAAGTCAAGGTGCTGGTTCTATGGCTGAACATCGTAGAAGTGATTCGTGATGGCGACGAACTCCAGTTCTCTGTCGGAATTGCTTCTGCGAATTTTCCGGTGAGTAATTTCGCCGAATGTCCTTCTTGTGGGTGTGGATTCGATTGTGTCAATGAGACTGAGAAGATGATTAAGCTTAATCGTTTGGTATCTTCTGCTTAA
- the LOC119981999 gene encoding uncharacterized protein At5g01610-like, with product MSFTAIISLFLLLSCFSTASTTAVSDDLTAYDILQDYDFPAGILPKGVTGYQVDRTTGRFYAYLNGSCSFSLEGSYELSYKSTISGYISKDRLTQLTGVSVKILFFWLNIVEVVRSGDEMEFSVGIASANFPIDNFYESPQCGCGLVCDNAQVSKLRTRSFVSSI from the coding sequence ATGTCTTTCACGGCCATCATCTCGCTCTTTCTCCTCCTTTCGTGTTTCTCCACGGCATCAACTACCGCCGTCAGTGATGATTTAACGGCCTACGATATCCTCCAGGACTACGACTTCCCCGCCGGAATTCTTCCGAAGGGGGTCACCGGCTACCAAGTAGACCGAACCACAGGTAGATTCTACGCTTATCTGAACGGTTCCTGCAGCTTTTCTCTGGAGGGCTCTTACGAGTTGAGTTACAAGTCCACGATCAGTGGCTATATTTCCAAGGACAGGCTCACGCAGCTTACCGGCGTAAGCGTGAAGATTCTCTTTTTCTGGCTCAACATTGTGGAGGTGGTCAGGAGTGGAGACGAGATGGAGTTCTCGGTAGGGATCGCGTCTGCGAACTTCCCGATTGATAATTTCTACGAGTCTCCGCAGTGTGGCTGTGGATTGGTTTGCGATAATGCGCAAGTAAGCAAGCTTAGAACCAGATcctttgtttcttcaatttaG
- the LOC119982009 gene encoding protein SENESCENCE-ASSOCIATED GENE 21, mitochondrial-like produces the protein MARSFSNAKVVFDVISKAVARRGYATGAAPSQGRIVSNVAAAGPRSSAPAMVKKEGEKVAWVPDPVTGYYRPERGAEEIDVAELRALLLKKH, from the coding sequence ATGGCTCGCTCTTTCTCAAACGCTAAGGTTGTTTTCGATGTAATCTCTAAGGCTGTCGCGAGGAGAGGCTATGCTACGGGCGCGGCTCCCTCCCAAGGACGAATTGTGTCTAACGTGGCTGCAGCTGGTCCGAGAAGCAGCGCACCTGCGATGGTGAAGAAGGAAGGGGAGAAGGTTGCGTGGGTGCCAGACCCCGTCACCGGTTACTACAGACCGGAGAGAGGTGCGGAGGAGATTGATGTGGCGGAGCTCCGTGCTTTGCTCCTGAAGAAGCACTAG
- the LOC119982889 gene encoding mediator of RNA polymerase II transcription subunit 28-like: MAEQPQLQNQQVEAELLQSSQAPKEGMIAYVMALEAALLPCLPARELQAIDRSPHPSHQIDVERHAGDFMEAAKKLQLYFVGLQREDQSTKTETLRKDIAMMEEEVKVKNELIKKQERLIHGWRKELKDQLDRHNNELERV, translated from the exons ATGGCGGAGCAGCCGCAGCTGCAGAACCAACAAGTGGAGGCAGAGTTGCTGCAATCATCGCAGGCTCCGAAGGAAGGCATGATAGCGTACGTTATGGCATTGGAGGCTGCCTTGCTTCCTTGCTTACCTGCAAGAGAGCTCCAAGCAATAGATCGCTCGCCACATCCTTCTCATCaga TTGACGTTGAGAGACATGCCGGAGACTTTATGGAGGCTGCCAAGAAGCTTCAACTGTATTTTGTTGGTCTGCAACGAGAGGATCAGTCAACCAAGACTGAAACTCTGAGAAAG GACATTGCAATGATGGAAGAAGAAGTGAAGGTGAAGAATGAGCTAATCAAGAAGCAAGAGAGACTAATCCATGGTTGGAGGAAGGAGTTGAAAGATCAATTGGATAGACACAACAATGAGCTGGAGAGGGTGTAG
- the LOC119982258 gene encoding poly [ADP-ribose] polymerase 2-A-like isoform X2 encodes MTNKLRVEELRCQLSKRGLSAAGTKPILVQRLESALQEESKPLKDENDDSTGKKKQGDSKMDDPNRRQKIKAVEDLRDSAAPLGFSSSRLWAVPEKGLKDEFEDKEETEENDTSENTLVSNEDKGTAALDQYLPAHIKAEYHVLKHRGDIYDATLNQTNIGDNSNKFYAIQALGYNAKRLPLGKLSKSTIMKGYDVLRRIADFIDQPDKGKLEQLSGEFYTIIPHDFGFRKMSEFIIDNSYTLKSKLEMLEALGQIEVAASSFKDSIYKQEDTLYSHYQSLRCELIPLEVGSEEFLMIERYIHNTGRDLRYNIEIVQMFRVSREGENEKFKKFNNTNNRMLLWHGSRLTNWTGILSKGLLIAPPGAPVSSHRFGKGVYFADMFSKSCRYAFNLSPESVLVLSEVALGDMNELLTYDCYADKLPKGKLSTKGVGRIEPDPSETLILEDGVVVPLGKAVETTEPKGGCWRNEYIVYNVDQIRMRYLVRIKRS; translated from the exons ATGACTAACAAGCTCAGAGTTGAAGAACTTCGATGCCAACTCTCTAAACGTGGTCTTTCTGCCGCTGGAACCAAGCCCATTTTG GTTCAAAGACTTGAATCGGCTCTCCAAGAGGAAAGCAAGCCATTGaaggatgaaaatgatgattCCACTGGTAAGAAGAAGCAGGGAGACTCCAAAATGGACGATCCAAATAGGCGTCAGAAAATCAAGGCCGTAGAGGATCTACGCGATTCAGCTGCTCCTCTAGGCTTTTCGTCGAGCAGGCTATGGGCGGTTCCAGAGAAAGGGTTGAAGGATGAATTTGAAG ATAAAGaagaaactgaagaaaatgACACAAGCGAGAATACGCTAGTTTCTAATGAAGATAAGGGCACAGCAGCATTAGATCAGTATTTGCCTGCTCACATAAAGGCAGAGTATCATGTTTTAAAGCAT CGGGGTGATATTTACGATGCCACGCTGAACCAGACAAATATAGGGGACAATAGTAACAAGTTCTATGCAATTCAAGCACTTG GGTACAATGCCAAGAGGTTGCCACTTGGTAAGCTGAGCAAATCTACAATTATGAAG GGGTATGATGTCCTGAGGAGGATTGCTGATTTCATTGATCAACCTGATAAGGGAAAACTTGAGCAATTAAGTGG GGAATTTTACACAATAATTCCTCACGATTTTGGTTTTAGAAAAATGA GTGAATTCATTATTGACAACTCTTACACATTAAAATCCAAGCTGGAAATG TTAGAGGCCCTGGGTCAAATTGAAGTGGCTGCATCCTCGTTCAAGGATAGTATCTACAAGCAG GAAGATACGTTGTACTCTCATTATCAGAGCCTCCGCTGTGAACTGATACCACTTGAAGTTGGTTCTGAGGAATTCCTCATG ATTGAAAGATACATCCATAACACTGGAAGAGATTTACGTTATAACATTGAGATTGTTCAAATGTTTAGAGTTTCTAGGGAAGGTGAAAATGAGAAATTCAAAAAG TTCAATAATACAAATAACAGAATGCTGTTGTGGCATGGGTCTCGACTGACAAATTGGACTGGGATTTTATCAAAAG GCTTACTTATTGCTCCTCCAGGAGCACCAGTTTCTAGCCATAGGTTTGGGAAAGGAGTTTACTTTGCTGATATGTTCTCCAAAAGTTGTCGTTACGCTTTTAACTTATCCCCTGAATCTGTGTTGGTTTTATCCGAG GTTGCACTAGGTGACATGAATGAGCTTCTAACCTACGACTGCTACGCAGACAAGTTGCCAAAGGGAAAGCTCAG CACGAAAGGAGTTGGTAGAATTGAACCCGACCCATCTGAAACTCTGATTCTCGAAGATGGAGTTGTTGTTCCACTAGGAAAAGCAGTTGAGACAACAGAACCAAAG GGTGGTTGCTGGCGAAATGAATACATAGTCTACAACGTTGATCAGATCCGTATGCGTTATCTTGTCCGTATCAAGCGCAGCTAA
- the LOC119982258 gene encoding poly [ADP-ribose] polymerase 2-like isoform X1, which translates to MTNKLRVEELRCQLSKRGLSAAGTKPILVQRLESALQEESKPLKDENDDSTGKKKQGDSKMDDPNRRQKIKAVEDLRDSAAPLGFSSSRLWAVPEKGLKDEFEDKEETEENDTSENTLVSNEDKGTAALDQYLPAHIKAEYHVLKHRGDIYDATLNQTNIGDNSNKFYAIQALESNDGTKFMIYNRWGRVGIKGQDKFQGSYISRDDAIREFKSKFFAKTRNQWSKRKEFVGHPKCYTWLEMDYDVDKGLEHQKEPNSIMEIQLQSTKLDPRIADFISLISNIGMMEQQIMGLGYNAKRLPLGKLSKSTIMKGYDVLRRIADFIDQPDKGKLEQLSGEFYTIIPHDFGFRKMSEFIIDNSYTLKSKLEMLEALGQIEVAASSFKDSIYKQEDTLYSHYQSLRCELIPLEVGSEEFLMIERYIHNTGRDLRYNIEIVQMFRVSREGENEKFKKFNNTNNRMLLWHGSRLTNWTGILSKGLLIAPPGAPVSSHRFGKGVYFADMFSKSCRYAFNLSPESVLVLSEVALGDMNELLTYDCYADKLPKGKLSTKGVGRIEPDPSETLILEDGVVVPLGKAVETTEPKGGCWRNEYIVYNVDQIRMRYLVRIKRS; encoded by the exons ATGACTAACAAGCTCAGAGTTGAAGAACTTCGATGCCAACTCTCTAAACGTGGTCTTTCTGCCGCTGGAACCAAGCCCATTTTG GTTCAAAGACTTGAATCGGCTCTCCAAGAGGAAAGCAAGCCATTGaaggatgaaaatgatgattCCACTGGTAAGAAGAAGCAGGGAGACTCCAAAATGGACGATCCAAATAGGCGTCAGAAAATCAAGGCCGTAGAGGATCTACGCGATTCAGCTGCTCCTCTAGGCTTTTCGTCGAGCAGGCTATGGGCGGTTCCAGAGAAAGGGTTGAAGGATGAATTTGAAG ATAAAGaagaaactgaagaaaatgACACAAGCGAGAATACGCTAGTTTCTAATGAAGATAAGGGCACAGCAGCATTAGATCAGTATTTGCCTGCTCACATAAAGGCAGAGTATCATGTTTTAAAGCAT CGGGGTGATATTTACGATGCCACGCTGAACCAGACAAATATAGGGGACAATAGTAACAAGTTCTATGCAATTCAAGCACTTG AATCTAATGATGGCACCAAATTCATGATATACAATAGGTGGGGTAGGGTGGGAATAAAAGGTCAAGACAAATTCCAAGGATCCTACATATCTAGGGATGATGCTATTAGGGAATTCAAATCAAAGTTCTTTGCAAAGACAAGGAACCAATGGTCCAAACGAAAGGAGTTCGTTGGTCATCCAAAGTGCTATACTTGGCTGGAAATGGACTATGACGTGGATAAAGGGTTGGAA CATCAGAAAGAGCCCAACAGCATAATGGAAATTCAGCTTCAGTCAACAAAACTTGATCCACGAATTGCGGATTTTATCTCTCTTATTTCCAATATTGGCATGATGGAGCAACAAATTATGGGATTAG GGTACAATGCCAAGAGGTTGCCACTTGGTAAGCTGAGCAAATCTACAATTATGAAG GGGTATGATGTCCTGAGGAGGATTGCTGATTTCATTGATCAACCTGATAAGGGAAAACTTGAGCAATTAAGTGG GGAATTTTACACAATAATTCCTCACGATTTTGGTTTTAGAAAAATGA GTGAATTCATTATTGACAACTCTTACACATTAAAATCCAAGCTGGAAATG TTAGAGGCCCTGGGTCAAATTGAAGTGGCTGCATCCTCGTTCAAGGATAGTATCTACAAGCAG GAAGATACGTTGTACTCTCATTATCAGAGCCTCCGCTGTGAACTGATACCACTTGAAGTTGGTTCTGAGGAATTCCTCATG ATTGAAAGATACATCCATAACACTGGAAGAGATTTACGTTATAACATTGAGATTGTTCAAATGTTTAGAGTTTCTAGGGAAGGTGAAAATGAGAAATTCAAAAAG TTCAATAATACAAATAACAGAATGCTGTTGTGGCATGGGTCTCGACTGACAAATTGGACTGGGATTTTATCAAAAG GCTTACTTATTGCTCCTCCAGGAGCACCAGTTTCTAGCCATAGGTTTGGGAAAGGAGTTTACTTTGCTGATATGTTCTCCAAAAGTTGTCGTTACGCTTTTAACTTATCCCCTGAATCTGTGTTGGTTTTATCCGAG GTTGCACTAGGTGACATGAATGAGCTTCTAACCTACGACTGCTACGCAGACAAGTTGCCAAAGGGAAAGCTCAG CACGAAAGGAGTTGGTAGAATTGAACCCGACCCATCTGAAACTCTGATTCTCGAAGATGGAGTTGTTGTTCCACTAGGAAAAGCAGTTGAGACAACAGAACCAAAG GGTGGTTGCTGGCGAAATGAATACATAGTCTACAACGTTGATCAGATCCGTATGCGTTATCTTGTCCGTATCAAGCGCAGCTAA